The genomic window GGGCGCTCTGCGGATCGCGGATCGTCGCCAGCTCGTACTCGTGCTTCAGCACGAGCGCCCGTTGCGCGATGCGGGCGCTCTCGGGGTCGTCGGCGATGTACAGATCGCCCGCGAGCATCCGCTCCCGATTCGTTCGGGGGTCGCCCGCGAAGTGATCGTGCGTCATGACGCCAGCCTAGCCGACTGAGTGTACGATCGTACACATACGGATCGGCGGCTCGGCCGCGCACTTCCCCCGCGGCCCGCGTCGGCCGGTGTTCGAGAGGGCTCCACATGTACGCACTCCTGCTCGCGATCATCTATGTCGCCTTCATCAGCCTCGGCCTGCCCGATGCGCTCGTCGGCGCCGGATGGCCCGTCATGCACGGCCACTTCGGCGTTCCCGTGGCGTACGCCGGCATCCTCACGATGATCATCGCCGGCGGCACGATCGTCTCGAGCCTGCTGTCGGAGCGGGTGACCAAGCGCTTCGGCGTCGGGCTCGTGACGGCAGTCAGCGTGACGATGACCGCCGCTGCGCTGCTCGGGTTCGCGTTCTCGGGCGAGTTCTGGATGCTGTGCCTCTGGGCGATTCCGTTCGGCCTCGGCGCCGGGGCCGTCGACGCCGCCCTCAACAACTACGTCGCCCTGCACTACGCAGCGCGCCACATGAACTGGCTGCATGCGTTCTGGGGCGTCGGCGCGTCGATCAGTCCGTTCATCATGGGGTACGCCATCAGCGCAGGGCTCGGCTGGTCGAGCGCCTACGAGACCGTGGGCCTGATCCAGGCGGGGTTGGCGGTCGTGCTCGTCGTGAGCCTGTCGCTCTGGAAGAAGGTCGACCGTCGTCGACCTGCACGGGCGCAGCAGGATGCCGCGCCTGACGCGACGACCGCACCCGAGCCGCATCCGAGTGGCCACGTACCCCTGCGCACCGCGATCGGCATTCCCGGTGTGAAACTCATCCTCGGCGCGTTCTTCGCGTACTGCGCCATCGAGAGCACCCTGATCCTCTGGGCGTCGAGCTACCTCGTCACCCAGCGCGACATCGATCCCGCGACGGCCGCGACCTTCGCGGCCCTGTTCCTCCTCGGCATCACCGCGGGCCGGTTCCTCAGCGGGTTCTTCGCGGATCGCGTCGGCGACCGTGCGCTCATCCGAGGCGGGTTCCTGGTCGTGGCCGCGGGCGTCGTGCTGATCGCGCTGCCACTCCCGACCGACGGGTTCGCACTGACGGGCCTCGTGTTGGCAGGTCTCGGGTGCGCCCCGATCTACCCGGCGATCGTGCACTCCACTCCGGCGAACTTCGGTGAACGGAACTCGCAGGCGATCATCGGCATCCAGATGGCGGCGGCGTACACGGGTTCGACCGTCATGCCCCCGGTGTTCGGCGTGATCGCCGCCGGGATCGGCATGTGGATCCTCCCGCTCTACCTCGCCGTCCTCGTCGCGATCGGACTGTTCATGTCCGAGGCGCTCAACCGCCGTCAGCGGCGCACCGCGGCGACCGAGGCCCTCCACATTCGGGTTCCGGCCAAGCGCTGATCGTGCCTTCAGCGCTCGAGGAGGGAGAACCGGAAGGCGGCGAACCCGTCGATCGGCAGGATGGCGACTCCGGAGAAGCCTGCTTCTCGTGCGTAGCGTTCGAGGGTCGAGTGTCGCATGACCGTGCCGGTCGCGACCGAGCCCGGTGTCGACATCGAGTCGGGGAGGCAGATCAGCAGGCTGTATCCGTACATCGCCCGCTCGATGTCGTCGCCGGGGGCTGAGAACGTCTCGGCGACGGCTTCGTCCATCACGACCACGATTCCGTCGGGTCGGACCGCGCGTCTGATCGAGGAGAGCACGGCGACGGGGTCCGGCATGTCGTGCAGTGCTTCGAAGACGAACGCCGCGTCGTAACGGTCTTCGCCCTCGTCGGCGAGTTGCTCTCCTCGGAGCTCGGAGAAGGTCACGTTCTCGAGCCCCGCGGCATGCTCGTGCGCCGCCTCGATGGCGGCGGCGTCGATGTCGAACCCGTCGACGATGGCGTCCGGGTACGCCCGGGCGAGACCGATCGTCGACCACCCGTGCCCGCACGCGACATCGGCGATCCCGGCGTAAGGCCGCGACAGCACCTCGTGCACCCGCGGGACGGATGCGAGCGCCTCCCCGAGCGCATGCTCGAACCACGGACGGTTGATGTCGCCCTGTCCATCGCGCATCGCAGGGCCGAACGCGGCCCACGGAACGCCTCGACCCGACCGGTAGGCGTCCGTGAGGTCGGGCATCCGCAGCGCGACCGCGGCGAACATGTCGGCCAGCGGCGCGGAGTACCCGAGAGAGGTGCGGTCCGTGAGCACCTCGGCCTGCGCGGCCGGCAGACGAAAGCTCAGGTCGTTGCCGTTGCCGTTGCCGTCGCCGTCGCCGTCGTCGACCTCGAGGATGCCCGCCGTCGCCTGCTGCTCGAGCCACTCGCGCGCGTACCGCCGATCGATGCCGGTCCGCGCGGCGAGCTGGGCCGCCGTGGCCGGTGCGCCCAGGAGCGCCACGTAGAGCCCGAGGGCGGATCCGATGTGGATGGACAGGGTCTCCATCCCGCCGAGGAACCGGTCGAACACCCATCCCGCGAACTCCTCGACCGCCTCCCCGTCGGCCTCGTCGCCGTCGCGATCCATCGCGTCGTCCATCTCGCACCCCCGGTTGCTCTGACGGGTTCAACGAGCGACATGCTAGGACTCGCAACACCCGGACACCAGACGTGCCGCGATGGCGAAGGCGGCCGCCCGAGGAGAACCCCGACTGCTCGCCCCGAGTTGTCAGGTACGCGACCTCGCGCTTGGAGGACGGATCAGACGGTAGATCGGTGCTCTCGCGCTTCCGGACGACGGCTCACGCGGCCGAGAGCCGCGACGTCGATGATCGCGGACGCGAACTCGTCCGGCCGCTCCTGCGGCAGGTTGTGACCGGCGTGCGGAATCAAACGGTGCGTCCGCGTGCCCGTGAAATGCGCGGCCTGGACTGCCGCATCCTGGGCGGGGAAGTTGCCGTCGGCCATCCCGTCGAGCGTGATGGTCGGGACCGGGATCGACGGCAGCATCGCGAGCGCGCCTTCGTCGCGTACGTATTGAGGTGCGCCGGGTACCTGAGCGAGTCGATGCCGATAGGAGTGGACGACGACGTCCACCCAGTCCGGATTCTCGAACGCCGTGGCGGCGCGATCGAGCGTCTCGTCGTCGAACTCCCATTCCGGCGAGTTCCGCCGCCAGATCACTTCGGCGATGCCCCGGCGATCGGCCGCGAGGCCCGCGCGGCCGCGCTCGGTGAGGAAGTAGAAGAAGTACCAGAACCCGGCCTCGATCGCGGGCGTCAGCGGTTTCATCGCAGACTGGATGTCCTGGACGAGATAACCGTTGACGCTCACGAGGCCCGCGACCCGGTCCGGGTGCAGGGCTGCTGCGACGCACGCCGCGCGTCCGCCCCAGTCATAGCCGGCGAGGATCGCTCGTTCCAGCCCGAGCGCATCCATCAACTCGATCACGTCGCGGCCGAGCGCGGCCTGCTCCCCGGTGCGGGGCGTGAGCGTGCTGCGAAATCGTGTGCCGCCGTGTCCACGGAGTTCGGGGGTGATGACCCGGAAGCCGGCCTCGGCGAGGATCGGGATGACGCGACGGTAGCTGTGCAGGTCGTAGGGAAAGCCGTGGAGGAGGATCACGGGCATCCCATCGTGCGGCCCCGCCTCGTGGTAACTCACGTCGAGTACGCCGGCGGAGACCCACTGGAGCGGCGCGAGTCGGTCGGTGGCGTTCATGCGACCTCTTTCGGTTCGACGACGATGCCGTGCAGGGCGTGGATGGTCAGGCGGCCGCAGGTGCTGCAACGGCAGGCGCTGCCGCGAAGGCGCTTCGGAGCGTGTGGACGGCGAGTTCGATCGCGACCGTCGATGCGGCGGTGCCCCGCACCGGGTTCAGCATCATGAAGTCGTGGATCGTGCCGTTCACGCGGAGGCTCGTCGTGCGGACTCCCGCGGCGGTGAGCTTGCGCG from Agromyces sp. LHK192 includes these protein-coding regions:
- a CDS encoding bifunctional 2-polyprenyl-6-hydroxyphenol methylase/3-demethylubiquinol 3-O-methyltransferase UbiG, producing MDDAMDRDGDEADGEAVEEFAGWVFDRFLGGMETLSIHIGSALGLYVALLGAPATAAQLAARTGIDRRYAREWLEQQATAGILEVDDGDGDGNGNGNDLSFRLPAAQAEVLTDRTSLGYSAPLADMFAAVALRMPDLTDAYRSGRGVPWAAFGPAMRDGQGDINRPWFEHALGEALASVPRVHEVLSRPYAGIADVACGHGWSTIGLARAYPDAIVDGFDIDAAAIEAAHEHAAGLENVTFSELRGEQLADEGEDRYDAAFVFEALHDMPDPVAVLSSIRRAVRPDGIVVVMDEAVAETFSAPGDDIERAMYGYSLLICLPDSMSTPGSVATGTVMRHSTLERYAREAGFSGVAILPIDGFAAFRFSLLER
- a CDS encoding alpha/beta fold hydrolase yields the protein MPVILLHGFPYDLHSYRRVIPILAEAGFRVITPELRGHGGTRFRSTLTPRTGEQAALGRDVIELMDALGLERAILAGYDWGGRAACVAAALHPDRVAGLVSVNGYLVQDIQSAMKPLTPAIEAGFWYFFYFLTERGRAGLAADRRGIAEVIWRRNSPEWEFDDETLDRAATAFENPDWVDVVVHSYRHRLAQVPGAPQYVRDEGALAMLPSIPVPTITLDGMADGNFPAQDAAVQAAHFTGTRTHRLIPHAGHNLPQERPDEFASAIIDVAALGRVSRRPEAREHRSTV
- a CDS encoding sugar MFS transporter; amino-acid sequence: MYALLLAIIYVAFISLGLPDALVGAGWPVMHGHFGVPVAYAGILTMIIAGGTIVSSLLSERVTKRFGVGLVTAVSVTMTAAALLGFAFSGEFWMLCLWAIPFGLGAGAVDAALNNYVALHYAARHMNWLHAFWGVGASISPFIMGYAISAGLGWSSAYETVGLIQAGLAVVLVVSLSLWKKVDRRRPARAQQDAAPDATTAPEPHPSGHVPLRTAIGIPGVKLILGAFFAYCAIESTLILWASSYLVTQRDIDPATAATFAALFLLGITAGRFLSGFFADRVGDRALIRGGFLVVAAGVVLIALPLPTDGFALTGLVLAGLGCAPIYPAIVHSTPANFGERNSQAIIGIQMAAAYTGSTVMPPVFGVIAAGIGMWILPLYLAVLVAIGLFMSEALNRRQRRTAATEALHIRVPAKR